The DNA segment CTGTATGACTTGCCCAAATCGAGCGAGTCGTACAAGAAGTTGTCGGCGGTCGAAGGCGACATTGTGGTGGCTTCGTGGATTTACGGTCGTGCGGCGCACTGGGTGCTCGATCGCAACGGCATCGGTGGCCAGTTTGGCGAAGTTCAATTGGGGCAATCGGCGGACGAAGACGAGCCATCGGATGTACCTGAATCGATCAGCGAAGAGGCGGCGCCGGTCGACCGAGTGACGGATCTGAATCCTCGACCAGATCGCAACATCCACTGCATTGACTTGAAGATCTCGACGGACGTCAGTGCTTTTATCGCTGAGATTCGTCGGATCGTCGGTGCAGAAACCAACCCGCGTGAAACATCGCTGCCGATTATTGGTGGCAAGATCGTGCAGGTCGACGAAACAACGTCGCGGCGCTGGTATCCGGTCATCGACTTCAGCCGTTGTACGAATTGCATGGAGTGCGTCGATTTCTGTTTGTTTGGTGTCTATGGCGTCGACTACGGCGAGAACATTCTTGTCGAACAGCCCGACAATTGTCGCAAGGGATGCCCGGCGTGCAGTCGGGTGTGTCCCGAAAACGCCATCATCTTTCCTCAGCACAAAGCACCTGCGATTGCCGGCGCCGAAGTCGAAGGCGACGAGGGTTTCAAGATCGACCTATCCGTTTTGTTTGGGGCTCCCGCTAGCGGTGACGATCCGATCGCGACAGCAGCCCGCGAACGCGACGAACAGTTGTTGTTGGCTGGCCGCGATGTGGTCGGGATCGATGATCAATTGGCCAAGCGTCAGATGGACGCGAAATCACAACCCAAAGACGGGCTAGATCGATTAATCGATTCGCTTGATGATTTCGATCTTTAGTCTTTCTTGATCGAATCACCAAGAAACGATTCGGCGAATGCTGGGGAATCGAATTGAAGTGATTTTCTAGGTCAACTTCTCCGTGCAATCGGACCGATACAACGGCTAGGTATCGCCCGAACTCGGAGCACATTGTGCAGCAACGAAGTCAAACATTATCAGCTAAACGTCGCTACCTTAGCGCCATTCTTGCCACCGGACTTTCGTTGGGGGGGGCTGCGTCATGTGGCTTTGCACAAGATGGGCGCCTGTTGGTGCCGTCGTCTGTTTCGTTGTTGACCGAGGCGACAGCAAAGGCAAACGCAGAACCGATTCGCCAGCCAGAAGCTCGGATTGCTGCCTTGCCAACTTCGCCCAGCGACATTACACCGGTTCCTGCGGCACAAGTTCCTGCTGCAGACGGCGAGATGGTTTTGCAAGCGCCGGGCAATTCGACGCTTGAACTGCGAGTCGCACGCCGGCCTTGGTTGTTGGACAAGTTGATGAACCCGGGTGGTTCGGATGCCGAGAAGATGGATCCGCCGTCACCACCGGCCGAATTGCCCGACCCGCCATCACTAGGCCGGTTGCCAGCGAGGCCCAGCTATTCCAACGAATCAATCGACGTCGGTGTTGACCCCAACGATGGGTGGCGAACGAGAGGTCAGATCAGTGTGCCGCGGTTGAACGCCGTTGATCAACAACCGACGCTTCGCGCGGTCGAGCCAACGCAAGAAGCGTCGATGCGTGCGGCGACGAACGGCGTACCGCTACTGGCTGCTCCGCAAACAACTTCACCGCAAGCAACTTCACCGCGAGTTGCGCCCTCGCAGGCACCGCTGCGGTCCGTTGCGCCGAGTCCAGCGGATGGGCCGATTCCTTTGACGGATCCGCCAGCGATGAAGACGCGAAACTCACGTCCGGCCTCACCGAAGGTTGTTGAGCCAACGACGCCCGCGGAATCGCCTGCCCAATCGGCGGAGCCTAAGGCATCCCAGCGTGTCAGCGATTTGCCGTCAAAGAAAGGGATCTATATCGGCGATGATTCCGACAACGAGCCGCCCCGCCAGTCGCCTAACGAGTCGTCAGGTGTGGTTGTTCGCAAACTGCGAATCGGTCGCGATGGCATGCCGCTGGGTAATTCCGATTCGCTGGCTCCGTTTGACCACGAAATGGAGGACGCTTTACCGATCGGTGCCGCTAACGACGCGAAGATAGATCCACCGTCGTATGTAAAACCGATCGAGAAGCCAACCGAGAAACCCGTCGCCTCGCCGCCAACGAAACAGAAGCCGTTGCAAACGGTTGAGCCGGAGATTCTTGGTGCGGATTCAGATCGCGGGAAACGCGATCTGGATCGTGACGAAAATCGCGAAGCCGATGTCGGTCGGTCTGATACGACGGCTCGCGTTCAACCATCGATTCCGCTGGATTATGCCGGCTATCCACTTGCCGATGTTCCGGTCGGCAGTACCGTGGCTCGTATGCAAAACCTGATGCGGGCGTGCTTGAGCCATTACTACGCTGATGCTGAGGTTGCTAACGAGCGAAGCAATTGGGGCATGATGCATGCGATCATGGTTTATGGAATCGACACCAAGGTGATTGTCGACCGAAAATCGTATAGCACGATTGCTTGGATTGCCGGGAACAATGCTTGTCGTGGACAACGATTGTTGGCATCCGAGAACGGTC comes from the Rubripirellula reticaptiva genome and includes:
- a CDS encoding ATP-binding protein, coding for MISAIPTTTFTVVISRGQSRNPEKRGIEQAIADTIGAIDGVDVLVIPHLYDLPKSSESYKKLSAVEGDIVVASWIYGRAAHWVLDRNGIGGQFGEVQLGQSADEDEPSDVPESISEEAAPVDRVTDLNPRPDRNIHCIDLKISTDVSAFIAEIRRIVGAETNPRETSLPIIGGKIVQVDETTSRRWYPVIDFSRCTNCMECVDFCLFGVYGVDYGENILVEQPDNCRKGCPACSRVCPENAIIFPQHKAPAIAGAEVEGDEGFKIDLSVLFGAPASGDDPIATAARERDEQLLLAGRDVVGIDDQLAKRQMDAKSQPKDGLDRLIDSLDDFDL